The genomic DNA TCTTTTACAGCACTTTCAAAAGCATATGCAAAAGAAATTGCTAAATTTGCTCCTGATGCAAAGGTATTTCAAGAAGGATGTCCAGAATTTTGTCCAATGATTGAAAAGGGTTGGGAAACCTATTCGAATAGACAAAAGATTTTAAAAGAACATATGCAGAATCTGCCATCTTCTTCAGATACATTAATTTTAGGATGTACTCATTATCCTATTATTAAAAATGATATTGAAAAATTTTTTAAGGGCAATATTGTAGATCCTGCAAAGGAAACTGCAATCCAATTAAACGATCTTTTAATATCCAAAAATATAAAAAATTCCAGTAGCGATACTGGAAATATTGTTTTTTTTGTAAGTGGGGATTTAAATAAATTCAAAACTATTGCTGAGAAATTTTTAAATTTTCCAATACACTCAATTCACCAAGTAAATAAGTAATAAAAATATGAGCACCTAAACTAAAAGTCTAGATGCTCATTTATTTTATTCATTATAATATAAGTTTTCTGTAGGAAATACTTGATCACAAGTTAAATCTATTCCTAATTTTCTTAAAGTTTGTTCATCAGTTTTTCCTAAAATATTTGTGCAATGTGCTTGAGTTCCTTTTAATCTACCTAAGTTTTTCATTGCAACTTGTGCCATAGGATTTGTAGCTGCACATATACTTAATGCCATTAATATCTCTTCACAGTTTAAAGCTACATTTTTGCTTTGTAATGTTTTATCTTTTAATGACATTATAGGTTCTAGTATAACTGGTGAAATTAACATAATTTCATCATTGATATTAGCTAAATATTTTATAGCATTTAAAATTGCAGCTGAAGCTGCATCCATTAGGTGAGATGCTTTTCCTGTTATAATATGACCATCTGGTAATTCAAAAGCAATTGCTGATGCTCCTACTGTTTCTGGTGCGTCTACTTTTATTTGTTCTAGTTTCTTTCTAGCATAAGAAACAGCTTTTCTATCTTCTTCTCTCAATCCTAATTCGTCCATTATTAAACGAGTTCTTTTAAATGTATCAAAATCTACATAACCTTTTTTATATTCACAACCAGTTTTAAAATATCTTCTTATTATCTCTTGTTTTGATGCTTCTCTTACTACTTCATCATCTATTATTCCAAATCCTACTCTATTAACTCCCATATCTGTTGGAGATTTATATATTGATTCTCTTCCAGTTATCTTTTCAATTATTCTTTTTAATAAAGGAAAAGCTTCAACGTCTCTATTGTAGTTTACAGCAGTTTCTCCATAAGCTTCTAAATGGAATGGATCGATCATATTAACATCTTGTAAATCTACTGTTGCAGCTTCATAAGCTATATTTAAAGGATGTTTTAATGGTACATTCCAAACTGGGAAAGTTTCAAATTTAGAATATCCAGCTGCGTTTCCTCTTCTGTATTCATGATATAGTTGACTTAAACAAGTTGCAAGCTTTCCACTTCCTGGACCTGGTGCTGTAACAACAACTATTGGCTTTGTTGTTTCGATATATGGATTTGCTCCATAACCTTCATCGCTTACTATTATATCAATATCTGTTGGATAACCTTTTGTCGCTCTATGTTTATAAACTTTTATTCCTCTACGCTCAAGTTTATTTATAAATAGGGTTGTTGCAGGTTGATCATTGTATCTTGTAATAACAACACTGTTTACTTGAAGTTCATTTTCTCTTAAATCATCTATAAGTCTAAAAACTTCCATATCATAAGTGATTCCAAAATCGCCTCTGATTTTATTTCTTTCTATATCCCCGGCATAAACACAAATAATTACTTCTAGTTTATCTTTTAATTTATGAAGTACTTTTATTTTAGCATTCTCGTCAAAACCAGGTAAAACCCTTTTAGCATGTAAATCAAATAATAATTTTCCTCCAAACTCCAAATAAAGTTTGTCATAATTATTGACTCTCTCTAAAATATATTTAGATTGCTCTTCAAGGTACTTAGTGTGATCAAATCCTATTTTCATTATAACTCTCCTTTAATTTTTTAATTTATCTTGACTCTATATTCTAACATAAGTTTTAAATAATTACCACAACTTTCAATAACTTTTTGTAGCATACCCTATTCGTATTAAAAATAAAGAACTATATAAAATTACTCAGCTATCATAAAGAAAGCTGAGCACGATGTAAACATATTATTTTGCCTTTATTAATTTTAATTCTCTATAAA from Fusobacterium hominis includes the following:
- the murI gene encoding glutamate racemase, with product MINKYNIGVFDSGVGGTTVLKEILELLPNENILYYGDSGNSPYGEKKTEEIQQLCKKIVQFFIDHNCKTVVIACNTATAAALQYLQHQFDIPIIGVITAGAKTAIKITKNNSINILSTSFTALSKAYAKEIAKFAPDAKVFQEGCPEFCPMIEKGWETYSNRQKILKEHMQNLPSSSDTLILGCTHYPIIKNDIEKFFKGNIVDPAKETAIQLNDLLISKNIKNSSSDTGNIVFFVSGDLNKFKTIAEKFLNFPIHSIHQVNK
- a CDS encoding DUF1846 domain-containing protein, with translation MKIGFDHTKYLEEQSKYILERVNNYDKLYLEFGGKLLFDLHAKRVLPGFDENAKIKVLHKLKDKLEVIICVYAGDIERNKIRGDFGITYDMEVFRLIDDLRENELQVNSVVITRYNDQPATTLFINKLERRGIKVYKHRATKGYPTDIDIIVSDEGYGANPYIETTKPIVVVTAPGPGSGKLATCLSQLYHEYRRGNAAGYSKFETFPVWNVPLKHPLNIAYEAATVDLQDVNMIDPFHLEAYGETAVNYNRDVEAFPLLKRIIEKITGRESIYKSPTDMGVNRVGFGIIDDEVVREASKQEIIRRYFKTGCEYKKGYVDFDTFKRTRLIMDELGLREEDRKAVSYARKKLEQIKVDAPETVGASAIAFELPDGHIITGKASHLMDAASAAILNAIKYLANINDEIMLISPVILEPIMSLKDKTLQSKNVALNCEEILMALSICAATNPMAQVAMKNLGRLKGTQAHCTNILGKTDEQTLRKLGIDLTCDQVFPTENLYYNE